One segment of Sander vitreus isolate 19-12246 chromosome 20, sanVit1, whole genome shotgun sequence DNA contains the following:
- the snx6 gene encoding sorting nexin-6 isoform X2 — protein MMQEGLDDGPDFLSEEDRGPRAVNVDLQTDATLQVDISDALSERDKVKFTVHTKSTLPNFKQNEFSVVRQHEEFIWLHDSFVENEEYAGYIIPPAPPRPDFDASREKLQKLGEGEGSMTKEEFTKMKQELEAEYLAIFKKTVAMHEVFLCRVAAHPVLRKDLNFHVFLEYNQDLSVRGKNKKEKLEDFFKNVVKSADGVLVAGVKDVDDFFEHEKTFLLEYHNRVKDASAKSDRMIRSHKNAADDINRIASSLYTLGTQDSTDLCKFFLKVSELFEKTRKIEARVAADEDLKLADLLKYYLRESQAAKDLLYRRSRALVDYENANKALDKARAKNRDVLQAETSQQLCCHKFEKISESAKQELVDFKTRRVAAFRKNLVELAELELKHAKGNLQLLQSCLGVLKGNT, from the exons CCGCGGGCGGTGAACGTGGATCTGCAGACGGACGCCACGCTGCAGGTCGACATCTCGGACGCTCTGAGCGAGAGAGACAAGGTCAAGTTCACCGTCCACACCAAG AGCACGCTCCCAAACTTCAAGCAGAACGAGTTCTCGGTGGTCCGACAGCACGAAGAGTTCATCTGGCTGCACGACTCGTTCGTAGAGAACGAAGAGTACGCCGGATACATc ATCCCCCCCGCGCCCCCCAGACCAGACTTTGATGCGTCCAGAGAGAAGCTACAGAAGCTCGGGGAGGGAGAAGGATCCATGACCAAGGAGGAGTTCACCAAGATGAAGCAGGAGCTGGAGGC AGAGTACCTCGCCATCTTTAAGAAGACCGTCGCCATGCACGAGGTCTTCCTGTGTCGCGTGGCGGCTCATCCTGTTCTCCGGAAAGACCTCAACTTCCACGTCTTCCTGGAGTACAACCAGGAC TTGAGTGTTCGAGGGAAGAACAAGAAGGAGAAGCTGGAGGATTTCTTTAAGAACGTGGTGAAGTCAGCCGACGGCGTCCTGGTGGCCGGAGTCAAG GACGTGGACGACTTCTTTGAGCACGAGAAGACGTTTCTGTTAGAATATCACAACAGAGTCAAAGACGCTTCGGCCAAATCTGACAGAATGATCCGCTCGCACAAAA ACGCAGCAGACGACATCAACAGAATCGCCTCGTCTCTCTACACGTTAGGAACGCAGGACTCCACCGACCTCTGCAA GTTCTTCCTCAAAGTGTCGGAGCTGTTTGAGAAAACCAGG AAAATTGAAGCTCGAGTTGCAGCAGATGAAGACCTGAAGCTGGCCGACCTGCTGAAATATTACCTGAGAGAGTCCCAGGCTGCGAAG gatctGCTGTACCGGAGGAGTCGGGCTCTGGTGGACTACGAGAACGCTAACAAAGCTCTGGACAAAGCTCGCGCTAAGAACAGAGATGTGCTGCAGGCTGAGACCAGCCAGCAGCTCTGCTGCCACAAGTTTGAGAAGATCTCAGAGTCTGCCAAGCAAG AGCTCGTAGACTTCAAGACGAGACGAGTTGCAGCCTTCAGGAAGAACCTGGTGGAGCTGGCCGAGCTGGAGCTCAAACACGCCAAG
- the snx6 gene encoding sorting nexin-6 isoform X1, with amino-acid sequence MMQEGLDDGPDFLSEEDRGPRAVNVDLQTDATLQVDISDALSERDKVKFTVHTKSTLPNFKQNEFSVVRQHEEFIWLHDSFVENEEYAGYIIPPAPPRPDFDASREKLQKLGEGEGSMTKEEFTKMKQELEAEYLAIFKKTVAMHEVFLCRVAAHPVLRKDLNFHVFLEYNQDLSVRGKNKKEKLEDFFKNVVKSADGVLVAGVKVDVDDFFEHEKTFLLEYHNRVKDASAKSDRMIRSHKNAADDINRIASSLYTLGTQDSTDLCKFFLKVSELFEKTRKIEARVAADEDLKLADLLKYYLRESQAAKDLLYRRSRALVDYENANKALDKARAKNRDVLQAETSQQLCCHKFEKISESAKQELVDFKTRRVAAFRKNLVELAELELKHAKGNLQLLQSCLGVLKGNT; translated from the exons CCGCGGGCGGTGAACGTGGATCTGCAGACGGACGCCACGCTGCAGGTCGACATCTCGGACGCTCTGAGCGAGAGAGACAAGGTCAAGTTCACCGTCCACACCAAG AGCACGCTCCCAAACTTCAAGCAGAACGAGTTCTCGGTGGTCCGACAGCACGAAGAGTTCATCTGGCTGCACGACTCGTTCGTAGAGAACGAAGAGTACGCCGGATACATc ATCCCCCCCGCGCCCCCCAGACCAGACTTTGATGCGTCCAGAGAGAAGCTACAGAAGCTCGGGGAGGGAGAAGGATCCATGACCAAGGAGGAGTTCACCAAGATGAAGCAGGAGCTGGAGGC AGAGTACCTCGCCATCTTTAAGAAGACCGTCGCCATGCACGAGGTCTTCCTGTGTCGCGTGGCGGCTCATCCTGTTCTCCGGAAAGACCTCAACTTCCACGTCTTCCTGGAGTACAACCAGGAC TTGAGTGTTCGAGGGAAGAACAAGAAGGAGAAGCTGGAGGATTTCTTTAAGAACGTGGTGAAGTCAGCCGACGGCGTCCTGGTGGCCGGAGTCAAGGTG GACGTGGACGACTTCTTTGAGCACGAGAAGACGTTTCTGTTAGAATATCACAACAGAGTCAAAGACGCTTCGGCCAAATCTGACAGAATGATCCGCTCGCACAAAA ACGCAGCAGACGACATCAACAGAATCGCCTCGTCTCTCTACACGTTAGGAACGCAGGACTCCACCGACCTCTGCAA GTTCTTCCTCAAAGTGTCGGAGCTGTTTGAGAAAACCAGG AAAATTGAAGCTCGAGTTGCAGCAGATGAAGACCTGAAGCTGGCCGACCTGCTGAAATATTACCTGAGAGAGTCCCAGGCTGCGAAG gatctGCTGTACCGGAGGAGTCGGGCTCTGGTGGACTACGAGAACGCTAACAAAGCTCTGGACAAAGCTCGCGCTAAGAACAGAGATGTGCTGCAGGCTGAGACCAGCCAGCAGCTCTGCTGCCACAAGTTTGAGAAGATCTCAGAGTCTGCCAAGCAAG AGCTCGTAGACTTCAAGACGAGACGAGTTGCAGCCTTCAGGAAGAACCTGGTGGAGCTGGCCGAGCTGGAGCTCAAACACGCCAAG